A window of the Bradyrhizobium ottawaense genome harbors these coding sequences:
- a CDS encoding undecaprenyl-phosphate glucose phosphotransferase, with protein sequence MSFGSDIHDKPGPLSSPIERRHTTFPCESIPYVLSTADAAVILLSSLIGGTLYQWSIGNPTPNLLPHCAVGLLASFIHILRISGGGYYDFQYASKPRVEAVDILVSWVTTGLLLAFFAFLLKIGVAYSRGAFVIFFFLAPVGLLGVRKVSKLVLARAIALGMIGRRDMVLIGDQLELSVLEPRDLLAFFGAGDVNRFMLSKDEDPLEREANDIRVVNSVANFVRERNAREILLAVPWTDSARIDFIREHIKVLPVSVRLLPDMRVRSLTDYSSSARQNIMSVEILGAPLSLLEQGVKRLVDIVLASIALVFFLPVMLLTAIAIKLDGSGPVIFRQFRKGFNGQQFVMLKFRTMTVQENGPSVTQATRNDPRVTGIGKLLRASSIDELPQLINVLSGEMSLIGPRPHALAHDSQFEKMLSDYAFRHHVKPGITGWAQCNGARGATPKIEQIQERVKLDLWYINNWSLWLDFQIVVKTFFEVLRKRNAF encoded by the coding sequence ATGTCGTTTGGCTCAGATATTCACGATAAACCGGGACCATTATCGTCGCCAATCGAGCGTCGGCACACCACGTTTCCGTGCGAGTCAATTCCTTACGTTCTTTCGACGGCGGACGCTGCGGTCATCCTGCTATCCAGCCTGATCGGAGGGACGCTGTATCAGTGGTCGATTGGAAACCCGACGCCCAACCTGCTGCCACATTGCGCAGTCGGATTACTTGCTAGCTTCATTCATATCCTGAGGATAAGCGGCGGCGGCTATTACGACTTTCAATACGCGTCAAAGCCGCGGGTTGAGGCGGTAGATATCCTGGTTTCCTGGGTGACGACCGGTCTGCTGCTGGCGTTTTTTGCATTTTTGCTCAAGATCGGGGTTGCCTACTCACGCGGCGCTTTTGTGATTTTCTTCTTTTTGGCGCCGGTGGGACTGCTCGGTGTTCGGAAAGTCTCGAAGCTTGTCCTGGCGCGGGCCATCGCCCTTGGCATGATCGGTCGACGGGACATGGTACTGATCGGAGATCAGCTTGAATTATCCGTGCTTGAGCCGAGGGATTTGCTGGCCTTTTTTGGAGCTGGTGACGTCAACCGCTTTATGCTCAGCAAGGATGAAGATCCGCTCGAACGCGAGGCGAACGACATTCGTGTCGTCAATTCGGTCGCCAATTTTGTCCGGGAACGAAATGCGCGCGAGATATTGCTAGCGGTGCCGTGGACCGACTCGGCGCGGATCGATTTCATCCGCGAGCATATCAAGGTGCTCCCTGTATCCGTTCGGCTGCTTCCTGACATGCGGGTACGGTCGCTGACGGACTATTCCTCGTCGGCACGCCAGAACATCATGTCCGTCGAAATTCTGGGCGCGCCGCTTAGCCTGCTCGAACAGGGCGTCAAGCGCCTGGTCGACATCGTTCTGGCGTCGATCGCCTTGGTGTTCTTCTTGCCGGTCATGTTGCTGACGGCGATTGCGATCAAGCTTGATGGGTCTGGTCCGGTGATCTTCCGCCAATTCAGAAAAGGATTTAATGGACAGCAATTCGTGATGCTTAAATTTCGGACCATGACGGTTCAGGAAAACGGGCCTTCCGTAACGCAGGCGACGCGAAATGATCCGCGTGTCACGGGGATCGGAAAATTATTGCGGGCTTCCAGCATCGATGAACTGCCGCAGCTGATAAATGTTCTAAGCGGTGAGATGTCGCTGATCGGGCCGCGTCCGCATGCCTTGGCCCATGACAGCCAGTTCGAAAAGATGCTGAGCGACTACGCGTTCCGCCACCACGTTAAGCCGGGCATCACGGGGTGGGCACAGTGTAACGGCGCACGAGGCGCAACACCCAAAATCGAACAGATCCAGGAGCGGGTCAAACTCGATCTTTGGTACATCAATAACTGGAGCCTCTGGTTGGACTTCCAGATCGTGGTCAAGACGTTCTTTGAGGTCTTGCGCAAGCGCAACGCCTTCTAG
- a CDS encoding H-NS family nucleoid-associated regulatory protein codes for MNKKLDLDAMSVDEMWKLHEQIGQMLSVRLTSEKRELEKRLAHLRREHEMNPASSEALSAPRERRKYPRVYPKYQNPEEPSETWSGRGKQPRWLTAALKTGHKIEEFIISKAEIDAHGRRRRA; via the coding sequence ATGAACAAGAAATTAGATCTAGACGCCATGTCGGTCGACGAGATGTGGAAGCTGCACGAGCAGATCGGGCAGATGCTTTCGGTCCGCTTGACCTCCGAAAAGCGCGAGCTCGAAAAGCGGCTTGCCCACCTTCGGCGTGAGCACGAAATGAATCCCGCCTCAAGCGAAGCGTTAAGTGCGCCGCGTGAACGGCGGAAATATCCGCGTGTCTATCCGAAGTATCAAAATCCTGAAGAGCCTTCCGAGACGTGGTCGGGGCGTGGCAAGCAGCCGCGCTGGCTGACCGCGGCTCTCAAGACCGGCCACAAGATCGAAGAGTTCATCATAAGCAAGGCCGAAATTGATGCTCACGGCCGCCGCAGACGGGCATGA
- the gspD gene encoding type II secretion system secretin GspD has protein sequence MDMSGLRFTSFPGGFPSSGRPRVYVQLTITRLRPINHDDLPIIYARKFRRAVPLEPSFVPVACSLATRFAACSLAVIAVAGCSTPGAIGPTANVQPKLAGQPASLDTFAYDPTPTAAVALPSPSSQAVATTDPGDGLMIGVSSKRPRSGSTDANVVLNLSSVPLQQAAKTVLGDMIGVNYVVDPRVDGVVSVQTTQPVSKADALELFQAALTPIGAVLVQSRGIYRIAPADQAATGAVSTGQAPNAGAAGGNGIRIVSLKYVSATEVARVLEPMVPKGAIVQADDSRNILALKGSPAEIDSMLDSISIFDVDVMRGMSFAVVPVKTSQPEKMVDELKAVFASDKEGPLKGRVRFIANTRLGAILVVTSHPGYLPRAQSWIRRLDAKANGSERQLHVYQVQNRPVAELAGVLQSMFSNEMKIVRPTRSVSPRSRQVGLAGTSSKAAGPGGVTADQDPALQGGGARGGGAGGDLQGLARALNSTDPDAAAGDPMDATSSSSGPVGEPPLKIVADETKNSLLIMANDRDYQRVLRVIQGLDVVASQVLIEAVIAEVTLNDKLQYGVQWQLSKGGTPTASFSNAVTGGVAAAFPGFNYAVNAANIAATLSALNSLTHVNIISTPSLMVLDNKTARLQIGDQVPITTQTATSTVTASTAIVNSITMQDTGVILSVTPRINESGRVQLEIEQEVSAVVKTTSSGIDSPTIQQRRVKTTVVVNDGEVLALGGMIQEQASKTSNQLPLLGDIPGLGAAFSNRNNDVQKTELVILITPRVVRDGTESRLVTEEYRRKMNVYMPHASTRARTPMNTAARITAQ, from the coding sequence ATGGATATGTCCGGGCTCCGGTTTACCAGTTTCCCAGGCGGTTTCCCGTCCTCCGGTAGGCCACGCGTTTACGTCCAATTAACCATCACGCGTTTACGTCCAATTAACCATGATGATTTACCGATTATTTACGCGCGCAAATTCCGCCGTGCGGTGCCGTTGGAGCCATCATTCGTGCCGGTTGCCTGTAGCCTTGCGACGAGGTTTGCCGCCTGTTCGCTGGCGGTCATTGCCGTTGCCGGCTGCAGCACTCCCGGCGCGATTGGTCCAACCGCCAACGTTCAGCCCAAGCTTGCCGGCCAGCCAGCCTCCCTCGATACATTTGCCTACGATCCGACGCCCACTGCGGCAGTTGCACTACCGTCACCTTCGTCCCAGGCCGTCGCGACCACTGATCCGGGCGATGGCCTGATGATCGGGGTAAGTTCCAAGCGACCGCGGAGCGGCAGCACGGATGCAAATGTGGTGCTTAACCTGTCAAGCGTGCCGCTGCAGCAGGCGGCCAAGACGGTTCTGGGTGACATGATCGGCGTCAACTACGTCGTCGATCCCCGGGTGGATGGCGTGGTGTCGGTTCAAACAACCCAGCCGGTAAGCAAGGCCGATGCGCTTGAACTGTTCCAGGCGGCGCTGACGCCGATCGGGGCAGTTTTGGTACAAAGCCGAGGCATCTATCGAATAGCGCCAGCCGACCAGGCCGCGACGGGGGCGGTTTCCACGGGCCAGGCGCCCAACGCGGGCGCTGCCGGTGGCAATGGGATCCGCATCGTGTCCCTGAAATATGTTTCCGCGACCGAGGTTGCTCGCGTTCTTGAGCCGATGGTTCCCAAGGGGGCCATCGTACAGGCTGACGATTCGCGCAACATTCTGGCGCTCAAGGGATCGCCGGCCGAAATCGACAGCATGCTCGATTCGATCTCCATCTTCGATGTCGACGTGATGCGCGGAATGTCGTTTGCGGTGGTGCCGGTGAAGACGTCGCAGCCGGAAAAGATGGTTGACGAGCTGAAGGCCGTCTTTGCTTCCGACAAGGAAGGACCATTAAAGGGAAGGGTCAGATTCATTGCAAACACAAGGCTCGGCGCCATCCTCGTCGTGACGTCGCATCCGGGCTACCTGCCTCGCGCCCAGAGCTGGATCAGGCGGCTCGACGCCAAGGCAAACGGCTCTGAACGCCAGCTGCATGTTTACCAGGTGCAGAATCGTCCAGTTGCGGAATTGGCCGGCGTTCTCCAATCGATGTTTTCCAATGAGATGAAGATCGTGCGTCCGACGCGAAGTGTTTCGCCACGCTCCAGGCAGGTCGGTCTGGCCGGGACCTCATCGAAAGCGGCGGGTCCTGGCGGGGTCACGGCAGATCAGGATCCGGCTTTGCAAGGAGGCGGGGCACGCGGTGGCGGTGCAGGCGGTGACCTGCAGGGTCTTGCCCGCGCCCTGAACAGTACCGATCCGGACGCTGCCGCGGGCGATCCGATGGACGCAACGTCCTCATCAAGCGGTCCGGTGGGCGAGCCGCCACTCAAAATCGTCGCCGACGAGACCAAGAACTCTCTTCTGATCATGGCCAACGATCGGGACTATCAGCGGGTGCTGCGGGTGATCCAGGGACTGGATGTGGTCGCAAGCCAGGTTCTGATCGAAGCGGTGATTGCCGAAGTCACGCTGAACGACAAGCTGCAGTATGGCGTGCAATGGCAACTGTCGAAGGGCGGCACGCCGACCGCGTCATTCAGCAATGCAGTCACAGGTGGTGTGGCGGCGGCCTTTCCCGGCTTCAACTACGCCGTCAACGCCGCCAATATTGCCGCGACCTTGAGCGCGCTCAATTCACTGACGCATGTGAACATCATCTCGACGCCTTCGCTGATGGTACTGGACAACAAGACGGCGAGGCTGCAGATCGGCGACCAGGTGCCAATCACGACGCAAACCGCGACCAGCACCGTTACTGCCAGTACGGCGATCGTCAACTCGATCACCATGCAAGATACCGGCGTCATTCTGTCAGTGACCCCCCGAATCAACGAGAGCGGCCGCGTACAGCTCGAGATCGAACAGGAAGTGAGCGCGGTGGTGAAAACTACTTCCTCCGGCATTGACTCCCCGACCATTCAGCAACGGCGCGTCAAGACAACCGTCGTCGTCAACGATGGCGAGGTGCTGGCGCTCGGCGGCATGATCCAGGAGCAAGCCAGCAAGACCAGTAACCAACTGCCGCTGCTCGGCGACATTCCAGGTTTGGGCGCGGCATTTTCCAATCGCAACAACGATGTTCAGAAGACCGAGCTGGTTATCCTGATCACGCCACGTGTCGTTCGCGACGGCACCGAGAGCCGGCTCGTGACCGAGGAATATCGCCGCAAGATGAACGTCTATATGCCGCACGCATCGACCCGCGCGCGGACGCCGATGAATACTGCAGCCCGGATAACCGCACAGTGA
- a CDS encoding type II secretion system protein GspK has product MVAVIWSLALITLLGMAVMVGARYRTRVAANYASAATAETAAESAVNLGLSMVLNRVAGPDVRFPLRCQLPGGEHIFVTVEEETGKIDLNTASIAVLTRFFTALTRDPSAGARIAGKIIEPRKPKKDVNSGPENAPPGATFTTIMQLDQIDGITPRIFRAASRFVTVRSGRPEPDMEAASPALRRLLNLDQKTTSAARGVPAAGSITIRADVTAPDGARFIREALVSLADAGRPYVIREWRHGDVDQAAQPQLSSRDEIQAPRRPCFRTVDAAASEGA; this is encoded by the coding sequence TTGGTCGCCGTGATCTGGAGCCTGGCCCTGATAACCCTGCTCGGAATGGCGGTGATGGTCGGGGCGCGATACCGCACCCGGGTCGCCGCCAACTACGCTTCCGCGGCGACCGCCGAAACGGCTGCCGAGAGCGCCGTTAACCTCGGCCTTTCGATGGTCTTGAACCGGGTTGCCGGACCAGACGTCAGATTTCCACTGAGGTGCCAGTTGCCCGGCGGCGAACATATTTTCGTTACGGTCGAGGAAGAGACCGGGAAGATCGATTTAAATACCGCCTCGATCGCCGTACTAACCCGCTTTTTTACCGCGTTGACACGCGATCCGTCGGCGGGAGCCCGGATTGCCGGGAAAATCATCGAGCCGCGTAAGCCGAAGAAAGACGTCAACTCGGGACCGGAAAATGCGCCGCCTGGAGCGACCTTTACGACCATTATGCAGCTCGATCAGATTGACGGGATCACGCCGCGCATTTTTCGTGCCGCCTCGCGGTTCGTTACCGTTCGCTCAGGCCGCCCCGAACCCGACATGGAAGCCGCCTCGCCTGCGTTGCGACGGTTACTCAACCTCGACCAAAAGACGACATCAGCCGCGCGCGGAGTGCCGGCGGCCGGAAGCATCACAATCCGCGCTGATGTGACAGCGCCCGACGGTGCTCGTTTCATCCGCGAAGCGCTGGTATCCTTGGCCGATGCCGGCCGACCATACGTGATACGGGAATGGCGACACGGCGATGTTGATCAAGCAGCCCAGCCGCAATTGTCGTCACGCGACGAAATCCAGGCTCCTCGCCGGCCCTGTTTTCGCACGGTGGATGCCGCCGCAAGTGAAGGGGCCTGA
- a CDS encoding GspE/PulE family protein, whose amino-acid sequence MSFEIQQFLRPAALAAPAIPGPKDAGFARAFADVLTAEDLVDAAAVARARRAAEAASERLDFVLVKLGLISESDLCIAYATYCKLPVVGGSDIPGQAVLADRLRLPFLKANRLLPISFDGRCLLIATADPFVDEAAKAISYMLEVQVELAVIAPAEIERALRKLYQDPGTESHADVGEDTASPIDAGSEYDIERLRDIANEAPVIRLVNQIISRAVERGASDVHIEPGRDAVAIRYRIDGFLQQDRIVPASLRAALTTRVKIMAKLDIAERRLPHDGRIKTAVRGVEIDIRVSTLPTVFGESIVMRILDRTRVELDFTKLGLDAETQEKLHRLMALPNGIVLVTGPTGSGKTTTLYTALKNLNRPELKLFTVEDPIEYQLSGINQIQVQPQIGLDFPKALRSILRQDPDIVMIGEIRDLETARIAIQAALTGHLVFSTLHTNGAIAAITRLIDIGLERYLLASTVSGVMAQRLVRKLCPACSRPHTESERLHGSLKLAASSAAVDLSNSREQVGCEACNGTGYRGRTTICELLIVDDGIREAIGRRSQDQRLIEQLARTSGFRTLYEDGLFKVGAGETTLEEVLRVTRAS is encoded by the coding sequence ATGTCTTTCGAAATCCAGCAATTTCTCCGTCCGGCTGCCTTAGCCGCGCCAGCGATTCCCGGGCCCAAGGACGCCGGGTTCGCACGGGCCTTTGCTGATGTCCTGACTGCCGAGGACCTCGTCGATGCGGCGGCGGTCGCCCGGGCCCGCCGCGCCGCCGAGGCGGCATCCGAACGTCTCGACTTTGTGTTGGTGAAGCTTGGGCTGATCTCGGAGAGCGACCTGTGCATCGCCTATGCCACCTATTGCAAGCTTCCCGTGGTCGGCGGTTCCGATATTCCGGGTCAGGCCGTGCTGGCGGATCGGTTGAGGCTTCCTTTTCTGAAAGCCAACAGGCTGCTGCCGATTTCATTCGACGGCCGTTGCTTGCTGATTGCAACCGCCGATCCTTTTGTCGACGAGGCGGCGAAGGCGATCAGCTATATGCTGGAGGTCCAAGTCGAGCTTGCCGTGATTGCCCCGGCCGAGATCGAACGGGCGTTGCGCAAGCTCTATCAAGACCCTGGTACTGAATCGCATGCCGATGTCGGCGAGGATACAGCTTCCCCGATTGACGCAGGCAGCGAATACGATATCGAACGGCTGCGCGACATCGCCAACGAAGCGCCCGTCATCCGGCTCGTCAATCAGATCATATCTCGTGCCGTGGAGCGGGGCGCATCCGATGTGCACATTGAGCCGGGCCGCGATGCGGTCGCGATCCGGTATCGCATTGATGGTTTTCTCCAGCAGGATCGGATTGTGCCTGCGTCCCTGCGCGCGGCGCTGACGACGCGCGTCAAGATCATGGCCAAGCTCGATATTGCCGAGCGGCGGCTGCCGCACGATGGGCGGATCAAGACCGCGGTTCGAGGGGTCGAAATCGACATTCGCGTTTCGACGCTGCCGACTGTCTTTGGTGAGAGCATTGTGATGCGAATTCTCGACCGTACCCGCGTCGAGCTTGATTTCACCAAGCTTGGCCTTGATGCCGAGACGCAGGAAAAATTGCATCGGCTGATGGCGCTTCCGAATGGAATTGTCCTGGTGACGGGGCCGACCGGCAGCGGCAAGACGACAACGCTTTACACCGCTTTGAAAAATCTCAATCGGCCCGAACTGAAGTTGTTCACGGTGGAAGACCCGATTGAGTACCAGCTCTCGGGGATCAACCAGATCCAGGTGCAGCCGCAGATCGGTCTGGATTTTCCGAAAGCGCTTCGCTCGATTTTGCGCCAAGACCCAGACATTGTGATGATCGGTGAAATTCGAGATCTCGAGACGGCGCGGATTGCGATCCAGGCTGCGCTGACCGGGCATCTGGTGTTCTCCACGCTGCATACCAACGGCGCGATTGCGGCGATTACCCGTTTGATCGATATCGGGCTCGAACGGTATCTTCTCGCCTCGACGGTCTCGGGGGTGATGGCGCAGCGCCTGGTCCGAAAGCTGTGTCCAGCCTGTTCGCGGCCTCACACCGAAAGCGAACGCCTGCATGGCAGCCTCAAGCTTGCGGCGTCGAGTGCGGCGGTCGATCTGTCGAACAGCCGGGAGCAGGTTGGCTGTGAAGCCTGCAACGGTACCGGCTATCGCGGGCGAACCACGATATGCGAGCTTCTGATCGTGGATGACGGTATCCGAGAGGCGATCGGCAGACGCAGCCAGGATCAGCGCCTGATCGAGCAACTGGCGCGAACGAGCGGATTTCGCACGCTCTATGAAGATGGCCTGTTCAAGGTGGGCGCAGGTGAGACGACCTTGGAAGAGGTCCTGCGCGTTACACGTGCATCCTAA
- a CDS encoding type II secretion system F family protein, whose translation MATFQYKAYTAQGVITAGTIVADGADAAIDALYGSGLTPFETYGISDAQADRRDHGQAASRQSEVSIWQREFFESHRFSLKELTAFTVELATLTTSGLPLDTAFRIIAGPGAAPKTARLANELLKDVLAGAQLSEAMGRRGEIFPPDYRAILSAGEAGGVTGQVLKQIADLLVRRLEIRGKITSALLYPIILVLMSLVSVTVIVFVLIPSISPIFIDAGLPLPGILSVFADIQDNWVSVSLGTGVAAVACALIWRKVRQNDGLMLAVDRLKSALPIIGKLILAREAGGFTRALGTLLGARVPLMSAMQTARALVINRHLNALYQHAIGRVPEGTALHRAFDGTGLLPAASLRLIAVGEESGQLASMLMQVATVIEADLQRHIERMVSLLTPMLTLVVGGSIGGLIMHVMSAVLSINNLAFQ comes from the coding sequence GTGGCAACGTTCCAGTACAAGGCTTATACGGCACAAGGGGTCATTACGGCGGGCACGATCGTGGCCGATGGTGCCGATGCGGCGATCGATGCCCTGTATGGATCGGGTCTCACGCCGTTCGAAACCTATGGGATATCCGATGCGCAGGCCGATCGCCGAGATCATGGCCAGGCCGCGTCGCGTCAATCAGAAGTTTCGATCTGGCAACGCGAGTTTTTCGAATCCCATCGTTTCAGCCTGAAGGAACTGACGGCCTTCACCGTCGAGCTGGCGACGCTGACCACTTCCGGTTTGCCGCTGGATACCGCGTTCCGGATCATTGCCGGACCGGGGGCTGCGCCGAAGACGGCCCGGCTGGCCAATGAGCTTCTCAAGGATGTTCTCGCCGGCGCACAGCTGTCGGAGGCGATGGGGCGACGTGGTGAAATCTTTCCGCCGGACTATCGCGCGATCTTAAGCGCCGGCGAGGCCGGCGGGGTTACCGGTCAGGTTCTCAAGCAGATCGCGGACCTTCTCGTCCGCCGGCTTGAAATACGCGGCAAGATTACCTCTGCGCTCCTCTATCCGATCATTCTGGTTCTGATGTCGCTGGTCTCGGTGACCGTTATCGTATTTGTGCTCATTCCCAGCATCTCGCCGATCTTCATCGACGCAGGGCTTCCACTTCCCGGTATCTTGAGCGTTTTTGCCGATATCCAGGACAACTGGGTCAGCGTCAGTCTGGGGACTGGGGTAGCCGCGGTTGCATGCGCGTTAATCTGGCGCAAGGTCAGACAGAATGACGGGCTGATGCTCGCGGTCGACCGGCTGAAGAGCGCTCTGCCGATCATCGGCAAACTCATTCTGGCGCGAGAAGCCGGCGGCTTCACCCGGGCTCTTGGAACGTTGCTTGGTGCGAGAGTTCCGTTGATGTCTGCCATGCAAACGGCGCGTGCGCTTGTGATCAACCGGCATCTCAATGCGCTTTATCAGCATGCGATCGGCCGCGTTCCTGAAGGTACCGCTCTGCATCGGGCCTTTGACGGAACGGGGCTGCTGCCTGCGGCGTCACTTCGGCTGATCGCCGTCGGCGAGGAATCCGGCCAACTTGCCAGCATGCTGATGCAGGTAGCAACCGTGATCGAAGCCGACCTGCAGCGCCATATCGAACGGATGGTCAGCTTGCTGACGCCTATGCTGACACTCGTCGTCGGAGGCAGCATCGGCGGATTGATCATGCATGTGATGAGCGCGGTTCTTTCCATCAACAATCTTGCATTCCAATGA
- a CDS encoding GspH/FimT family pseudopilin, with amino-acid sequence MRRGNNPSAGFTLVELLVVMGIMAVVLVVVLNARPKAAATRVAVTARAVGATLQLARAQAMQSNTETLFRIDTDRLRFGLPRSMHSLPRGMTVAMTVAETERVGDAGGIRFFPDGQSSGGEISLTLEGRSERIAVNWLTGKAQLNR; translated from the coding sequence ATGAGGCGCGGCAACAACCCATCGGCCGGTTTTACCCTGGTCGAGCTGCTCGTGGTCATGGGGATCATGGCGGTAGTGCTGGTTGTCGTGCTCAATGCGCGGCCAAAGGCGGCAGCGACCAGGGTTGCGGTCACCGCACGGGCGGTCGGCGCGACGTTGCAACTGGCCCGTGCGCAGGCAATGCAGAGCAATACCGAAACGCTATTTCGCATCGATACTGACAGACTTCGATTTGGCCTCCCGCGCTCGATGCATTCGCTGCCCAGGGGAATGACGGTCGCGATGACCGTTGCCGAGACGGAACGCGTCGGCGACGCTGGCGGAATTCGCTTCTTTCCCGACGGTCAGTCTTCGGGTGGTGAGATCTCGCTCACGCTCGAAGGGCGATCAGAGCGCATCGCGGTGAACTGGCTGACCGGTAAAGCGCAGTTGAACCGATGA
- a CDS encoding type IV pilus modification PilV family protein, translating to MNSVSLTPIHGIAARRGSERGFALLEILVAFLILALGLGAILVGVSVAMRSDVRTQTSRSMLRVAQSRLEAAGVTEVLASGHREGRVGSTYSWQQKVTAIRPSAGLPKPDGAKAAPASANGVTAFWVEVAVRGSDGTVAKLAGLKLAPAAKP from the coding sequence ATGAACTCTGTCTCGCTAACGCCTATCCATGGAATCGCCGCCAGACGAGGCAGCGAGCGGGGATTTGCGCTGCTCGAGATTCTGGTCGCTTTCCTGATCCTGGCGCTGGGTCTTGGGGCAATACTGGTGGGAGTTTCGGTGGCTATGCGTTCCGATGTTCGGACGCAGACCAGCCGCAGCATGCTTCGTGTGGCCCAGTCGCGCCTGGAAGCCGCAGGCGTGACCGAAGTGCTGGCCTCTGGGCATCGGGAAGGCCGTGTTGGTAGTACTTACAGTTGGCAGCAAAAAGTTACTGCGATTCGACCGAGTGCGGGATTGCCCAAGCCCGATGGCGCTAAAGCTGCGCCAGCCTCGGCCAATGGCGTGACGGCCTTCTGGGTCGAGGTTGCGGTTCGCGGCAGCGACGGCACGGTCGCGAAACTCGCCGGTCTTAAACTGGCGCCGGCGGCCAAGCCGTGA
- a CDS encoding prepilin-type N-terminal cleavage/methylation domain-containing protein produces MRQNRRWKLAARRRRAERGLTLIELLLALAILAVLTGFLAGGLSIGRRAFGADRSSEMRGETDAAIEAIASLIASALPVSATPKSGIEFDGRQMSLTFVGLSEGRALRGGPHLIVLRRTGGDFVVDVVRSAPDAAGAAAVPPPTRVVALSGVRDIRFSYFGRMNPSGAPGWQAQWFRAERLPELVSIQIDFDDPLRNEPARIIALRQG; encoded by the coding sequence ATGAGGCAAAACAGGCGATGGAAGCTTGCGGCGCGCCGGCGCCGCGCCGAGCGGGGTCTGACGCTGATCGAGCTGTTGCTGGCGCTCGCCATCCTGGCAGTGCTGACGGGCTTTCTTGCAGGCGGACTATCGATTGGACGGCGAGCTTTCGGCGCCGATCGGTCCAGCGAGATGCGCGGCGAAACCGATGCGGCGATCGAAGCTATCGCTTCCCTGATTGCGTCGGCCTTGCCGGTATCTGCAACCCCAAAATCCGGGATTGAATTCGACGGGCGTCAAATGTCCCTCACGTTCGTCGGATTGAGCGAAGGCCGCGCGCTCCGGGGCGGGCCGCATTTGATCGTCTTGCGCCGAACTGGCGGGGACTTTGTCGTCGATGTGGTCCGCTCGGCTCCGGACGCGGCCGGCGCTGCAGCGGTCCCACCTCCGACGCGGGTCGTTGCGCTTAGCGGGGTGCGCGATATTCGCTTCAGCTATTTCGGCAGGATGAACCCTTCGGGGGCGCCGGGCTGGCAGGCACAATGGTTCCGTGCCGAACGCTTGCCGGAGCTGGTGTCCATCCAGATTGATTTCGACGATCCGCTGCGTAACGAACCCGCTCGGATCATCGCACTGCGCCAAGGCTAG